The Cryptosporangium aurantiacum genome has a window encoding:
- a CDS encoding glycoside hydrolase family 43 protein, whose protein sequence is MIPGFHPDPSVVLVDGVYYLVTSTFEYLPALPIHRSSDLVTWEQIGNVATRPEQVALDHVPTPGGVWAPTIRYRDGVFYVIVTVFLGGRGCVVFTASDPAGPWSDGTPIPAVDGIDPDLAWGDDGTAYVTFARHPDAIRQVAVDLATGAALEEPRALWAGSGLYSPEGPHLYRRGAHWYLLVAEGGTDRGHAVSVARGPSPEGPWESCPDNPVLTASGSGSPIQNIGHADLVEGPRGSSLLVHLGVRPVGLAQAFSPLGRETFVSAVDWVDGWPRPRLPVLDPQPAESFGSLDLEDPGWLAVRRLPTSVGSVTGGRLVITADGTTLDDPRPWFVGRRQRHLRATVSTRVDASGGVGGLACRFAEDNWFALEASGATVTARARLAGLVQTWKTTVPEGDVELRLEMTPPPADFSAGAVGGDRIRLIAGDVVLAELDGRYWSFEVAKSFTGRVVGLYATDGTVSFADFHYRGGPT, encoded by the coding sequence ATGATCCCCGGGTTCCACCCGGATCCGAGCGTCGTGCTCGTCGACGGCGTGTACTACCTGGTCACCTCGACGTTCGAGTACCTGCCCGCACTGCCGATCCACCGCAGCTCCGACCTGGTCACCTGGGAGCAGATCGGCAACGTCGCGACCCGCCCCGAGCAGGTGGCACTCGACCACGTGCCGACGCCCGGCGGCGTCTGGGCGCCGACGATCCGGTACCGCGACGGCGTGTTCTACGTGATCGTCACGGTGTTCCTCGGCGGGCGCGGCTGCGTCGTGTTCACCGCGTCCGATCCCGCCGGGCCGTGGAGCGACGGGACGCCGATCCCGGCCGTGGACGGCATCGACCCGGACCTCGCCTGGGGTGACGACGGCACGGCGTACGTCACGTTCGCCCGGCACCCGGACGCGATCCGGCAGGTGGCCGTCGACCTGGCCACCGGCGCCGCGCTGGAGGAGCCGCGGGCGCTGTGGGCAGGCAGCGGGCTCTACTCCCCCGAGGGCCCGCACCTCTACCGGCGCGGCGCGCACTGGTACCTGCTCGTGGCCGAGGGCGGCACCGACCGCGGCCACGCGGTCTCCGTCGCCCGCGGCCCGTCGCCGGAAGGGCCGTGGGAGAGCTGCCCGGACAACCCGGTGCTCACCGCGTCCGGCAGCGGATCGCCGATCCAGAACATCGGCCACGCCGACCTGGTCGAGGGTCCGCGCGGCTCGTCTCTGCTCGTGCACCTCGGGGTACGGCCGGTCGGCCTGGCGCAGGCGTTCTCACCACTGGGCCGGGAGACGTTCGTGAGCGCCGTCGACTGGGTGGACGGCTGGCCGCGGCCGCGCTTGCCGGTGCTCGACCCGCAACCCGCCGAGTCGTTCGGTTCGCTGGACCTCGAGGACCCGGGGTGGCTGGCCGTCCGCCGGCTGCCGACGTCGGTGGGCTCGGTGACCGGCGGCCGGTTGGTGATCACCGCCGACGGGACGACGCTCGACGACCCGCGCCCGTGGTTCGTGGGGCGTCGTCAGCGGCACCTGCGCGCGACCGTATCCACCCGCGTGGACGCCTCGGGGGGTGTCGGTGGGCTAGCGTGCCGGTTCGCCGAGGACAACTGGTTCGCGCTCGAGGCGTCCGGAGCCACCGTGACCGCCCGGGCGCGCCTCGCCGGCCTCGTCCAGACCTGGAAGACGACGGTGCCCGAAGGCGACGTCGAACTCCGCCTGGAGATGACCCCACCACCGGCGGACTTCTCCGCCGGGGCCGTGGGCGGCGACCGCATCCGGCTGATCGCCGGCGACGTGGTACTCGCCGAGCTGGACGGTCGCTACTGGTCGTTCGAGGTCGCCAAATCCTTCACCGGCCGTGTCGTCGGCCTCTACGCCACCGACGGCACGGTCTCGTTCGCTGACTTCCACTACCGCGGAGGCCCTACATGA
- a CDS encoding alpha/beta hydrolase, whose amino-acid sequence MPIHPQIAAKLPLLDGISSMEAAMADPAQRALLDEFMLITGAPEPPQVLTRDATAPGPHGPVPVRIYEPSEPGADRPALVWMHGGAFVGGDLDMPEADWTARQICARAGAVVVSVDYRLCHGGVHYPVPHDDVVAAFRWVRSQASELGIDPGRLSIGGASAGGNLAIGAALKLRDADDHPPAALLAIYAVAHTVLPPASASLAAKLADVPTVLHFPPAQHRWFNENYLGGPLSTADGYAFGAHADLEGLCPTLVINAEYDDLRPSGEDFAARCAQAGVDVRQVTAVGMLHGFLNSRPDLEPVENALNLMAGVVAA is encoded by the coding sequence ATGCCGATTCACCCGCAGATCGCGGCGAAGCTCCCCCTGCTCGACGGCATCTCCTCGATGGAGGCCGCGATGGCCGATCCGGCGCAGCGCGCGCTGCTGGACGAGTTCATGCTGATCACCGGCGCACCGGAGCCACCGCAGGTGCTCACCCGCGACGCGACGGCTCCCGGCCCGCACGGCCCGGTTCCGGTCCGCATCTACGAACCGTCCGAGCCCGGCGCGGACCGGCCCGCGCTGGTCTGGATGCACGGCGGCGCGTTTGTCGGCGGTGACCTGGACATGCCCGAGGCCGACTGGACCGCCCGGCAGATCTGCGCCCGCGCCGGTGCGGTCGTCGTGAGCGTCGACTACCGGCTCTGTCACGGCGGCGTCCACTATCCGGTGCCGCACGACGACGTCGTCGCCGCGTTCCGCTGGGTCCGCTCACAGGCCTCGGAACTCGGCATCGACCCCGGGCGCCTCTCGATCGGGGGCGCCAGCGCCGGCGGCAACCTGGCGATCGGCGCGGCGCTGAAGCTTCGCGACGCCGACGACCACCCTCCGGCGGCGCTGCTCGCGATCTACGCCGTGGCGCACACCGTCCTGCCCCCGGCGTCGGCGTCGCTGGCCGCCAAACTGGCCGACGTCCCCACCGTCCTGCACTTCCCCCCGGCCCAGCACCGCTGGTTCAACGAGAACTACCTCGGCGGTCCGCTCAGCACGGCCGACGGGTACGCGTTCGGCGCGCACGCGGACCTCGAAGGACTGTGCCCGACGCTGGTGATCAACGCCGAGTACGACGACCTGCGGCCGTCCGGTGAGGACTTCGCCGCCCGGTGCGCGCAGGCGGGCGTCGACGTCCGGCAGGTCACCGCGGTCGGCATGCTGCACGGGTTCCTCAACAGCCGCCCCGACCTGGAGCCGGTCGAGAACGCGCTGAACCTGATGGCCGGCGTCGTGGCCGCATGA
- a CDS encoding ABC transporter substrate-binding protein, whose translation MKRFKAQFGVAAATVLALGSLAACNGGGGGSSSQSATDTVTVALNADAAPTGYDPLLYAQGQFTFFSAMYDALFVTDKDGKAQPELVTEFSNSKDNLTTTLTLRDDVTFTDGKKLDSTVVKANLDRRSDKDLVAYGSVAPGGASEITDVAAPDPKTVVVTWKAPQATPETNLADTAGTIVGPDGIAKPDSLQTTPDGSGPFTLNSGKTTKASTYTLDKKSDARDGDKWSFDHIVFKVILDAQSLANAVISGQADVATILDPSVVELVTSKASTVKVGGTIVGFPVFDKLGKAHPAFAKPETRLALLRAIDDATIVKTLHQGSKGTKQLFPSDGAGFDAALNQTYSYDQAAAKQLLAKAGYPQGFEFQITIGGQPTEDMLAVQKQWSEIGVTMKIKSATSTDQIFAATNTEPLGFGPFSVGSNPAGFVAGVVYGGFMNMQKAKDPAIDASLGKALGSTGADQDAAVKELNAALTNGGWYIPIYEDYTYTGYNKSKVAAPAYAGTNNFLVLSSLQPVA comes from the coding sequence ATGAAACGATTCAAGGCTCAGTTCGGGGTGGCCGCGGCCACCGTGCTCGCCCTCGGTTCGCTCGCCGCCTGCAACGGTGGCGGCGGCGGGAGCAGCAGCCAGAGCGCCACCGACACCGTGACCGTCGCGCTCAACGCCGACGCCGCGCCGACCGGCTACGACCCACTGCTCTACGCCCAGGGCCAGTTCACGTTCTTCAGCGCGATGTACGACGCGCTGTTCGTCACCGACAAGGACGGCAAGGCCCAGCCCGAACTCGTCACCGAGTTCTCCAACAGCAAAGACAACCTCACGACGACGCTGACGCTCCGCGACGACGTCACGTTCACCGACGGCAAGAAGCTCGATTCGACCGTCGTCAAGGCCAACCTCGACCGCCGGAGCGACAAGGACCTCGTCGCGTACGGCTCGGTCGCACCCGGCGGTGCCAGCGAGATCACCGATGTCGCCGCGCCCGACCCGAAGACCGTCGTCGTCACCTGGAAGGCGCCGCAGGCGACCCCGGAGACCAACCTGGCCGACACGGCCGGAACCATCGTCGGGCCGGACGGCATCGCGAAGCCCGACTCGCTGCAGACGACGCCGGACGGCTCCGGTCCGTTCACGCTCAACTCCGGCAAGACGACCAAGGCGAGCACGTACACGCTCGACAAGAAGTCCGACGCCCGGGACGGCGACAAGTGGTCGTTCGACCACATCGTCTTCAAGGTGATCCTCGACGCGCAGTCGCTGGCGAACGCGGTGATCTCCGGCCAGGCGGACGTGGCCACGATCCTCGACCCGAGCGTGGTCGAGCTGGTCACCAGCAAGGCCTCGACGGTCAAGGTCGGCGGCACGATCGTCGGGTTCCCGGTCTTCGACAAGCTCGGCAAGGCCCACCCGGCGTTCGCGAAGCCGGAGACCCGGCTCGCGCTGCTGCGGGCGATCGACGACGCCACGATCGTGAAGACGCTGCACCAGGGCTCCAAGGGCACCAAGCAGCTCTTCCCGTCGGACGGCGCCGGGTTCGACGCCGCCCTCAACCAGACGTACTCCTACGACCAGGCTGCCGCGAAGCAGCTGCTCGCGAAGGCCGGTTACCCGCAGGGGTTCGAGTTCCAGATCACGATCGGCGGCCAGCCGACCGAGGACATGCTCGCGGTCCAGAAGCAGTGGTCGGAGATCGGCGTGACGATGAAGATCAAGAGCGCCACGTCGACCGACCAGATCTTCGCCGCGACGAACACCGAGCCGCTCGGCTTCGGCCCGTTCAGCGTCGGGAGCAACCCGGCCGGGTTCGTCGCGGGCGTCGTCTACGGCGGGTTCATGAACATGCAGAAGGCGAAGGACCCCGCGATCGACGCGTCGCTCGGCAAGGCGCTCGGCTCCACCGGCGCCGACCAGGACGCCGCGGTGAAGGAGCTCAACGCCGCGCTCACCAACGGTGGGTGGTACATCCCGATCTACGAGGATTACACCTACACCGGCTACAACAAGAGCAAGGTCGCGGCTCCGGCCTACGCGGGCACCAACAACTTCCTGGTGCTCTCCAGCCTCCAGCCCGTGGCCTGA
- a CDS encoding ABC transporter permease, with translation MLAYVARRLALAVGTVFAAVLITFLLVHIGDGSPGAVKAGPGATAAEIAAQNQALGWDRPLWIQFADTLGQLIRLDFGTSLIDGRDLRADLTARLPITSSIALLATLLSGVVGIVLGVTAAVRGGRLGRFINSGAGIALSLPVFWVGILLVYLLSLQLGWLPATGYVAFADDPAGWLRSLLIPIVTLTVGGAAIIARTAGVGMREALGQEHIRTLRAMGTPEWRIRYVHALRYTSVPVVSVLGIQFIALFGGSVIVENLFALPGLGQASQAAASSHDIPALISVVVVATGVVVLVNLLLDLVVAALDPKVRTA, from the coding sequence ATGCTCGCCTACGTCGCACGCCGGCTGGCCCTGGCGGTCGGCACCGTGTTCGCCGCGGTCCTGATCACGTTCCTGCTGGTCCACATCGGTGACGGCAGCCCTGGCGCGGTCAAGGCCGGCCCGGGCGCCACCGCCGCCGAGATCGCCGCGCAGAACCAGGCGCTGGGTTGGGACCGCCCGCTCTGGATCCAGTTCGCCGACACGCTCGGCCAGCTGATCCGCCTCGACTTCGGCACGTCGCTGATCGACGGCCGGGACTTACGAGCCGACCTCACCGCCCGGCTCCCGATCACCAGCTCGATCGCGCTGCTCGCCACGCTGCTCTCCGGCGTCGTCGGCATCGTGCTCGGGGTGACCGCCGCGGTTCGCGGCGGGCGGCTGGGCCGGTTCATCAACTCCGGTGCGGGCATCGCGCTCTCGCTGCCGGTGTTCTGGGTCGGGATCCTGCTGGTCTACCTGCTGTCGCTGCAGCTGGGCTGGCTCCCGGCGACCGGCTACGTCGCGTTCGCCGACGACCCGGCCGGGTGGCTGCGGAGCCTGCTGATCCCGATCGTGACGTTGACCGTCGGCGGCGCCGCGATCATCGCCCGCACCGCGGGCGTCGGCATGCGGGAGGCGCTCGGCCAGGAGCACATCCGCACGCTGCGCGCGATGGGCACGCCGGAGTGGCGGATCCGCTACGTGCACGCGCTGCGGTACACGAGCGTCCCGGTCGTCTCGGTGCTCGGAATCCAGTTCATCGCGTTGTTCGGCGGCTCGGTGATCGTCGAGAACCTGTTCGCGCTGCCCGGACTCGGGCAGGCCAGCCAGGCCGCCGCGTCGTCGCACGACATCCCGGCGCTGATCAGCGTCGTCGTGGTGGCGACCGGGGTCGTCGTCCTCGTCAACCTGCTGCTCGACCTGGTGGTCGCGGCGCTGGACCCGAAGGTGCGTACCGCATGA